The sequence GGTTATGAAATAAACCGAAGAGATAAAATGAATCGAAAGAAAGAATGTAGCTATTATATTTCCGTATCGATAAATTATGCGAGCAAAAAAAGAATAACTGAATTTTTCCATTTCGTTTTTTGTTAATGTTTCGAATAACCAATTGTTAATATAGAAAAAAATATTGTATGAATAAGACGACTTACGACGTAATAATAGTGGGAGCCGGTCCGATCGGAATGGCATGCGGCATCGAAGCTTCCAAAAGAAAATTAAAATATCTGATACTCGAAAAAGGATGCCTGGTAAATTCAATTTATAATTTCCCCGTCAATATGACGTTCTTTTCGACGTCCGAAAGGCTGGAAATTGGAGGCGTGCCCTTTGTGTCCCACGGCACGAAACCGACTCGGAGGGAAGCCCTCGAATATTACAGACGCGTAAAATCCGCCTGGAATCTTAAAGTGAATTATTTCGAAAAAGTTGAAGAAGTCTTGCGCGGCAAAAATCTATTCGAAGTTATTTCGGATAAAGGAAAATATCGCTGCAGGTATCTGGTGTTGGCTACGGGATATTACGACCACCCCAATCTTATGAACATTCCGGGCGAGAATCTTCCTAAAGTATTTCATTACTATAAAGAGCCGCATCCGTTCAACGACCAGAAAGTGGCAATAGTAGGAGGAGGAAATTCCGCAGTCGACGTAGCTTTGGAGACATTCAGACACGGCGCCGAAGTAACTATGATCGTCAAAAGAAACTCGCTCGATAAAAATGTAAAATATTGGGTAAGACCCGATATCGAAAATCGAATTAAAGAAGGAAGCGTCAAAGCCTTCTTCAACGCAAAACTTACCGAGATAAAAGAAAAAGAAATTGTAATCGAACAAAACGGAAAAAGAATTACTCTGGAAAACGATTTTGTTTTTGCGATGACCGGCTATCATCCCGATTTCAAGTTCCTTGAAAAAACCGGCGTTGAATTCGAAGGAAGAAAATTGAAAATTCCATCAGTAAATTCTGAAACGCAGGAGACAAACATCCCTGACCTTTTCCTGGCTGGAGTCGTATGCGGAGGCATGGATACGGGAAAATGGTTTATCGAGAATTCGATTGAACACGCAACCAGAATATTCGACGCGATAGAAAAAAGAATACGCGGGAGAAGAAAATAATAGAAAGACTTTTCTATTGTCTTTTATCCGGCATATATTTGTAGAATAATTTTCAATTTAATTGCCGGTTAAAACGATGGGGAAGACCTACTCGCTTCCGAAAGAAAAAATCAAGATTTTGCTGCTCGAGGGCGTGCATCCCAACGCCGTCGAATATTTCAGAAACAACGAATTCAGCAATATCGAGTATCTCAAAACGTCTCTTGAAGGAGACGAATTAATCGAAAAAATCCGGGACGCCCACATTATCGGCATTCGTTCGCGCACGCACCTGACCGAAGACGTATTAAAATATGCAAAAAAATTGTTTGCCATCGGATGTTACAGCATTGGCACGAATCAGGTTGATCTCGATGCCGCGCGTATGAGAGGTATTCCTGTGTTCAATGCCCCTTTTTCGAATACGCGTTCAGTGGCGGAACTTGTAGTAGCGGAAATAATTTTTTTGATGAGAGGCATAGCCGAAAAGAATATTCTGGCGCACCAAGGCTTATGGCTTAAAGAAGCAAAAAATTCGTACGAAGTGCGCGGTAAAACTCTCGGAATTGTAGGCTACGGGCATATCGGTTCGCAGGTATCGATTCTCGCCGAAAGCCTCGGCATGAATGTCTACTATTACGACATAGTAAAAAAATTGAGTCTCGGAAATTCCAAACCGTGCGACAGTCTTGACGAACTTCTGAAAATATCGGACGTGGTTACTCTCCACGTGCCTGAAACGGAACTGACGAAAAATATGATCGCTCAGGAACAACTTAGTCTTATGAAAAAAGGCTCTTATTTGATAAACAGTTCGCGGGGAACGGTAGTCAATTTGAACGACCTGGCAGAATTTATTGAGTCGGGTCATATTGCCGGCGCCGCCATCGATGTTTTCCCCGAAGAACCCGTTTCCAACGAGGAAAAATTCGTTTCGATTTTACAGAAATTCAATAATGTGATATTGACTCCCCACATCGGAGGCAGCACGTGCGAAGCGCAGGCTAATATCGGATTGGAAGTTTCGGAAAAGCTGGTTCAATACTGCGACGTCGGCTCGACGATAGGAGCGACTAATTTTGTGCAAATATCATTGGCGCCCAATATAAATCGTCAGCGGTATCTCCATATCCATCACAATAAACCCGGCGTAATGAACAAGATATCAAAAGTTTTCACCTCGCGTAAATTGAATATTGCGGCTCAGTACCTTCAAACCGATCCTTACATAGGATACGTAATCATCGATATCGACAGCAGAGAGATGAGCGGAGAAATTATGAAAGAATTAAAGGCAATTCCTGAAACTATTAAAACAAGGATGTTGTTGTAATGATATCTCGGCGTTATAATTTGACATCGAGTATTTTAAAGAATATCTTACGCAACCACATCACAACAAGAGAGGTAAAGATGAAAAGCGCATATAAATCATTTGTATTGCTTGTAATGTTTTTCTCGGCTGTAATTACTACTTCCGGTCAAAAAGCGGAAAATTTCAAATTGAAGGACTACAACGGTAAAGAATACCGGCTGAGCGATTTCAAAGACTCAAAAGCAATAGTAATTATGTTCATTGCCACGCAATGCCCCGTTTCGAACGCATACAATTCCAGAATGATAGAACTCTACAAGGACTACAAAGATAAAGGCGTTAGTTTCGTCGGCATCAATTCAAACAAACAGGAAAGCGTGGAAGAAATTAAAGAACACGCAAAAGAAAACGGGTTCGAATTCGTAATCCTCAAAGACGAAAAAAATGTGATCGCAGATAAATTCGGAGCTTCAGTAACCCCCGAAATCTACGTTCTGAACGGCGACTTCGAAATTTTGTACCACGGAAGAATAGACGACTCGCGAAAAGAAGACGAAGTTAAAACTCACGATTTGAGAGTAGCTCTCGACGAAATTTTAGCCGGCAAAAAAGTTTCAAATCCCAAAACAAAAGCGTTCGGATGTACAATAAAAAGAGTAAACTAACATGCGCAAATTAATCCTGGTTGTTTTACTGACATTAATACCAGCGACCTTCTTTGCCGAAAGCAAACAAAAAGATACGGCAAAAGAGGTCAAAATTGTTGCTATTAATAAAGACGGATTAAACAAGGTTATTAAAAACAGGAAAGGGAAGGTTCTCTTTCTGAATTTATGGGCTACTTGGTGCATACCGTGCCGCGAGGAAATACCCGACATCGTGAAATTAGCGGGGGAATACGAAGACGTTGAATTTATCGGATTGAGCGTCGATTTTCCGGAAGACGTCGACTCCAAGGTTATTCCCTTTCTGAAATTTAATAACGTGCTATATACGAATTACATTAACGGTTTCGAAAACGACGAGGAGTTGATAAATTTTCTCGACGAAAATTGGAACGGCGCATTGCCCGCTACGTTGATTTACGACTCCAAAGGAAAAAAGACTTCATTTCTAGAAGGCAAAAAAACTTATAAAGAATTCAAGGAAGAAATCGAAAGAGCAAGGAAAAGAAAATAATCCTTGCTCTTTCCCTAATAAATTATTTCTTCAGTTCGAAATGGTCGTAAAGCTCGCCCGTAACCGTATAGGAATTATAAATCAATCTGTCGCCTTGTATGTCGATTACCTGAAAAAGTTGCGTGAAAGTTCCGAGTTTGGCGATTAAATCTTTGTACATCGGATTTGCAGGATACTGTTTTGGGCCTGATACGGACGTTACATATACGGTTCCTTTCGATTCGTCGTCCGAAATTTTGCCGTTATATATTTTATATGTCCTGGCATAAGTATGATCGTGACCCTGCAAAACGAGATCCACATTAAACTTGTCGAAAATCGGCATGAATGTTTCCCTTATATCCTTATTGTCTCTTCCTTCGCCCGTTGAATAGACTGGGTGATGATACGTTACGACTGTCCATTTGTTAGGATTGTCGGATAATATATTTTCAAGCCATTCGGCCTGATCTTTCAGGCGGTAATTTGTGTTGAGCACAATAAACCTTACGCCCTGGTAATCTACATAATAAACCGATTCTTCCAATCCTTCGGGACCGTTTTCGGGCAACGTAAAAAGACTTTGCCAGAGCGGATATTTGTCGGTTTTTTTCTTTTTACCGTCTGCCATTTCAAAATAGAGGTCGTGATTTCCGATGGCCATAATCGATGGTACAATCCGGTGAATGAATCCCGTGGCGTCGAACCATTCTTTCCACATCGACTCGTCTGGCAGGTCTGTTAGATCGCCCGCAAAAAGCCAGAAAGAAGCTTCGGGCGCGGTCATTAAAGCTTTTCTGAATACTCTTGCCAAATCTTCGCGGATTCCGTTTTGAGGGTCGCCGAAATAAACGAATCGGAAAGGTTGATCGGTATCGGATGCGGTTCTGAATTGATTCCATTCGCTCGTTACGGAGTCGTAGCCCACCCTGTAAACATAAAGCGTATTCGGTTTCAAATCGTTCAGTACCGCCGAATACGTATATGACAAATTGCCTTTGTAATTCAGTTCGTTCATTTGCGCCGGAGTTTTAATAGCGCTGTCTTTGAATTCGATCCACTTTGTCGCCTCTGCCAATTCTACAAAACTATTGTCATGGCTTTCGTTTGTATGCCAGGTTACGGCGATACTCGACGAGGGTTGTTCGGTCAGATTAAGAATAATTCTGTCCGGGGCGTCAATGTGCTGCGCTTTCAGAAAAGCGACGAAAAGCAGGAAATAGATTAATGTTATTTTTTTCATTACGAACCTTTCTATTATTTGAAAACGTTGATTGTGTATTTACTAACGTCAAATTTTCTTTTGCAGCCCGCATAATTCATATACCTAATTTTCCCGAAAACGGGTCGCTCGCTCCAGGCGCGGTCGTGAACGCCCCCGATAGACCATGCAATGCCTGTATATCCGTTAGGGTCGCGTCCGTCGAGTTCGTGCTTGTCGTTTAGATAGATTGCATATTTAAGCGCTTCTTCGGGCGAGTTTGTCCATTCCAAAATTTTCTTAGCCCAATACATTCTGAGATAACCGTGCATTTTCCCTTTTGTCTTCATTTCAAACTGGGCGGCGTTCCACAGCGAGTCGTGAGTTTTTCCTTCTTCGAGTTCTTCGAGCGAATAGACGTATTCTCGTTTGTCGCGGCGGTGTTCGTTAAGCGTCTTTTGAGCCCATTCGGGAAAACCTTCGAATGAATCGTATTTCTTGTTATAGTAACAAAAATTGTCCGACAATTCTTTGCGCACTATC comes from Melioribacter roseus P3M-2 and encodes:
- a CDS encoding TlpA family protein disulfide reductase, with the protein product MRKLILVVLLTLIPATFFAESKQKDTAKEVKIVAINKDGLNKVIKNRKGKVLFLNLWATWCIPCREEIPDIVKLAGEYEDVEFIGLSVDFPEDVDSKVIPFLKFNNVLYTNYINGFENDEELINFLDENWNGALPATLIYDSKGKKTSFLEGKKTYKEFKEEIERARKRK
- a CDS encoding thioredoxin family protein translates to MKSAYKSFVLLVMFFSAVITTSGQKAENFKLKDYNGKEYRLSDFKDSKAIVIMFIATQCPVSNAYNSRMIELYKDYKDKGVSFVGINSNKQESVEEIKEHAKENGFEFVILKDEKNVIADKFGASVTPEIYVLNGDFEILYHGRIDDSRKEDEVKTHDLRVALDEILAGKKVSNPKTKAFGCTIKRVN
- the serA gene encoding phosphoglycerate dehydrogenase, with amino-acid sequence MGKTYSLPKEKIKILLLEGVHPNAVEYFRNNEFSNIEYLKTSLEGDELIEKIRDAHIIGIRSRTHLTEDVLKYAKKLFAIGCYSIGTNQVDLDAARMRGIPVFNAPFSNTRSVAELVVAEIIFLMRGIAEKNILAHQGLWLKEAKNSYEVRGKTLGIVGYGHIGSQVSILAESLGMNVYYYDIVKKLSLGNSKPCDSLDELLKISDVVTLHVPETELTKNMIAQEQLSLMKKGSYLINSSRGTVVNLNDLAEFIESGHIAGAAIDVFPEEPVSNEEKFVSILQKFNNVILTPHIGGSTCEAQANIGLEVSEKLVQYCDVGSTIGATNFVQISLAPNINRQRYLHIHHNKPGVMNKISKVFTSRKLNIAAQYLQTDPYIGYVIIDIDSREMSGEIMKELKAIPETIKTRMLL
- a CDS encoding YpdA family putative bacillithiol disulfide reductase; protein product: MNKTTYDVIIVGAGPIGMACGIEASKRKLKYLILEKGCLVNSIYNFPVNMTFFSTSERLEIGGVPFVSHGTKPTRREALEYYRRVKSAWNLKVNYFEKVEEVLRGKNLFEVISDKGKYRCRYLVLATGYYDHPNLMNIPGENLPKVFHYYKEPHPFNDQKVAIVGGGNSAVDVALETFRHGAEVTMIVKRNSLDKNVKYWVRPDIENRIKEGSVKAFFNAKLTEIKEKEIVIEQNGKRITLENDFVFAMTGYHPDFKFLEKTGVEFEGRKLKIPSVNSETQETNIPDLFLAGVVCGGMDTGKWFIENSIEHATRIFDAIEKRIRGRRK
- a CDS encoding purple acid phosphatase family protein, with the protein product MKKITLIYFLLFVAFLKAQHIDAPDRIILNLTEQPSSSIAVTWHTNESHDNSFVELAEATKWIEFKDSAIKTPAQMNELNYKGNLSYTYSAVLNDLKPNTLYVYRVGYDSVTSEWNQFRTASDTDQPFRFVYFGDPQNGIREDLARVFRKALMTAPEASFWLFAGDLTDLPDESMWKEWFDATGFIHRIVPSIMAIGNHDLYFEMADGKKKKTDKYPLWQSLFTLPENGPEGLEESVYYVDYQGVRFIVLNTNYRLKDQAEWLENILSDNPNKWTVVTYHHPVYSTGEGRDNKDIRETFMPIFDKFNVDLVLQGHDHTYARTYKIYNGKISDDESKGTVYVTSVSGPKQYPANPMYKDLIAKLGTFTQLFQVIDIQGDRLIYNSYTVTGELYDHFELKK